Genomic segment of Mercurialis annua linkage group LG6, ddMerAnnu1.2, whole genome shotgun sequence:
tttttaattcgttacgcttttaaattttttctataatttgaaaattattcacttaattatgtcagtttgaaaataaaagtgtatataataaacgtattttttttcttgcagattggaattgaatgaaagaagatggacgtctcctatatcaaaagttaggcctaatttagtttcttttctttatagcaaatagtttacatgtttcatacgatcggttattttagtgttattaaagacttaatcattgataattttatgtaatatttgaattgattttagcaacaaattaccgtattcaattattttggtatcgataaaaatggaaataatagcttgttgtgacaaattaattttgttacagctacctaataataatgacaattaatttcgtcacgtaatgataaatttcttcttgtgataaattaaatttgtcaccgttaacaacttataatgacaattaatttcgtcacgttataatatattatttgttgtgataaattatatttgtcacCGATGACAAActgtaatgacaattaatttcgtcacattatgataacttacttgttgtgataaattatttttgtcacagctaactaattataatgacaattaatttcgtcacgttatgataacttacttgttgtgataaattaaatttgtcaccgttgacaaattataatgacaattaatttcgtcacgttatgataaattacttattttgataaattaaatttgtcaccgtcgacaaattataatgacaattaattttgtcacattatcattatattacgtgttgtgataaattaaatttatcacaactaactaattattatgacaattaatttcgtcacgttaagttaaattacttcttatgataaattaaatttatcacaactacctaattataatgacaattaatctcgtcacattatgttaaattacttgttgtgataaattacatgtatcacaattaattaattattatgacaatcaatttcgtcactttatgattgattacttgtgataaatatttttttgtcacttcacattctttttgtcactaataactcggcgtatgtggtgacaaatgtatattaattgtgataaatatggttttatcaccatataatctttttgtcactaataactcggtgtatgtagtgaaaaatttatatgaactgtgataaatatttttttgtcatgttattagcgttttgtcactagaagtcgatgtatattacgacaaattttgacaacattggattacttgtgatatacattttcgtcacaataaatatgaatgtgacaaaacaattttatcacaatagaaaatttatggtgacaaactataaaattgacttattgtgacttgtttgttgtgaccaacaaaattcgtcacaaagtagtcacaataacgttgttgtgacaaattttgggcttaacatgataaattttattcgtcacaagaagccaaattttttgtagtgttaagaccattttttcataaaaacgaTAAATTAATACACGTGACCATAAGGTGAGGTTTAGTGTGAGTTTTCTTTCATGtttgatttaagggttaattgtaaattaaatcatgaactttatactaatttgcaattacaatatgaactttaaaacttggcaatatcagtaaccaatttttattttttggcaaattggtataTCGATCTAAAAAACACTGatgtggacattgtaatataccgccaCGTGTCGTTGCATGATTAATCAGTGTATCAATttgctaaaataataaaagttggTTACTAGTACtgtcaagtttcaaagttcgtgttaTAATTCCAAATTAGGGTAAACTTTGTGATTTagtttgcaattaacccttgaTTTAATTTGTGTAGTTGATGGGTTTCAGTATTAGAAGCTCACTTCTTCAAGTGTTGTTTCCAGTGACGGAGTTagaatttaaacataaaaagagTCAAATtgcaatatataatatataaagtagataattttaaaaaggcttaattgcaccaaaaattacaaactttcgcgtgtttttggtatttaacataatttttttttcttggcataaaaaatcatcaactttcattttttggcatattcgtccacataaccgttttctttgaaaaattaagcgcaaaacgatgtcgttttagtgcaaaacggcgccgttttacattaaaaacggcgccgttttacatCTCGTGGACAAATATGcacaaaaatgaaagttggtgattttttatgccaaaaaaaattatgttaaataccaaaaacacgcgaaagtttgtgattttttatgcaattaagccttttaaaaattaaggggggtaaaattataaaatattaaaaagtttggtGATAAGTCTgacaattttgaaaatttggaggcgGCAACGGCACTTTCATGACTCCCCCTCCTTCCGCTAATTGGTTGTTTATgataaatagaaaattaattttgaaggAATTTGTAAGTTTTGGACATTAGAACATGTGACGTAGATGCGATAAAGTTTGCGAGACTTGATTTTTATTGTGTTATTTGTTAGCATccattaaaaatacaaaaattgacaaaagaaaataaattttttcactAGATTGGTCGTGAACCAATCGTGTTTGACTCTCTATTCAATTCCAATTTTAATTCTCAAAAGAATGCAACTAAGTGAAGAGATGTTCTTATATGAAACGAGGAAATTGTGGGTTGTGTTCTTATATGAAATGAGATGTTTTTTTGGCAAAGAATTCGGTCTGTTTGCCGTACGGGTTTGATCTAATGGTCTAATTCTCAGCATCCGGCTACGCCCTTttttaatatggagtggttgagaTTGGGCTACTGGCCATTATAATCCGAAATTATCAGGTATATAGATTTGCGGGTGGTCTACATTCCGAATTTTGACAATAATATTGAATTTCGATTTAATAGAGTGATTTCtcgtaaaaaaaaaatgtgtagGATTTGAAATGGATTATGTCCTTCATGAAAATTGAGACAATCCCTAAATTAGGAGAAATTCTTGTGTGAACCAAGTTCGCCACTTAAGATTATGAACTATCCACTTATCGAGAGACACGTGTCAATAATAAATATGATAGCCAATCATTAAATACcatattaattatagttaaagtATTTCTCCTCCTGAGTATATAGTACCTTCAGTTGCCTGCTAATTTTCTTCCAGAGTTGAAGCCGTGACTATCAAGAAAATCAAACACTGGTCTCCAATGCCATCTACCTGCTGCTTAATCCCGTTATTTCCACATTAATGGACCACATTATAAGCTATGCTAATAATCCCTTTTTCACAGTTTTTCAAACCCACAAAATACCCAGTTTCCCATTTCATCACAAAACGATTTTACAAACTGACCCCTTCAGCTATCAAGAATGCCTCCTCTCCACAGATTGCCTTGGAACTATACTCACAAATGCACCGTAACTCCACTCCTGTCGACAGCTTCTCCATACTCTATACTCTCAAATCATGCGCCCGTTTGAAGAATCTCACTCTCATTCGTCATTTGCACTCTCATATAATCAAATTGGGGTTCCATACTAATGTCTATGTCGCCACTTCTTTGTTACATTCTTATGTCCTTGCGTCGTTAAGCGATGCGTGTAATCTGTTTGATGAAATGCCTGAGAGAAACACCGTCACGTGGAATACTATGATTAGTGGGTATTCGAGGTCAGGGAATGTTGATAAAGCATGTGCCTGTTTTGAGGAAATGCCGTTGAAGGATGTGGGTTCTTGGTCTGCCATGATCACGGCTTATATTAACCATGGATTTTGGGATAAAGGGCTGTTGCTCTTTCGGGAAATGATGGCGAAAAGTGAGGTAAAACCGGACCAAGTGACTGCAGGAACTGTTTTATCAGGGTGTACTCTGATGGGTTTTCATGGACTGTTGGTTGGGAAATCTGTTCATGGGTTTATTGTGAAGAATGGATGGGAATTGAATGCGGAAATCGGGACAGTTCTTGTTGATATGTATGCAAAATGTGGATACTTGAAGAATGCAGTCCAGGTTTTTGATTTGATGAAAGAGAGGAATGTCATGACTTGGACTGCAGTGATATGCGGGGCAGCGCAGCATGGTTTTAGTCAAGAAGCGTTAACTTTGTTTAAGATGATGGAAGAGACTAAAGTTAGACCTAATGAGCTGACTTTCACGGGTATTCTTAACGCGTGTGCGCATTCAGGATTGGTTGAAGAAGGCCGTGTGTATTTCAGGCTGATTAAAGAGTATGGTTTGGAGCATAGAGTTCAGCATTATGGATGCTTGGTTGATCTGTTTGGTAAAGCAGGGTTGTTGGATGAAGCTTATGAGGTTATTAAGACAATGAAGTGTGAAACTAATGTTGTAATATGGGGCTCATTTTTATCGGCCTGCAAGGAGCATAAGAGGTTTGACATGGCTGAGAGAGTGATTGAACAGGTATTAACAGTAACAAAACCCGACAATGATGGAGGAATTTATACTCTTATATGTGATCTGTATACATCCAATGAGAGATGGGATGATGCTGAAAAAGTCAGGAAATTAATGCTTAACCAACATGTTAGAAAAGCTAGAGGTTCTAGTTTTATCTGAACCAGACTGGATCTTCAGAATCAAGTTATAAGCCTGCAATTTGTTCTTAAGTTCTAATTATAGGTGATAACATGAAAGAAAAGAAACACTCTGgagttagatttatttcgttgAATTATTATTGTTACATTTCATGCCAAAAAGTAACTTGCTGAAAAGCTAACTGCAGATGTCTAGTGTTAGAAAAAAGGAACAACAAGGGAAAAAAGAAGACAGATTTACAATGTACAGAGCCAATGGCTGTATGATCAATGAGATTTGGCAGTCTTCCCTTCTTGAATGTAGGTGGGCGGGATCAAAGAAGGCGAAACAAGCGGAGAAAGTAGCGGAATAGGGTCTTTACTATGGTAGAATGAACCAAATGAAGAAGCTTCAGATGATTCCGATTTCGAAGAAGTAATGCTGAATCCAATTGCTAGATTTGCAGTTTGGCTTTGGAGAATATCATTTGGCTTGATCTGCAGAGGACATGGAGCTCGTCTCTGCAATCTGCTCAATGCCTTTCTGTACTCAAATTCTTCTCTGTGAGTACAGATTTGGAATCCGGGAAAATCCACAGAATCCTCCATCCTTATGTTTCTGAGCTTATTATCTTGGAGAGCAGAATATTTTAAGCAGCATATGAATGTGGTGGTAATATAACTTGTTCCATTACTACAGACAAAGAATCACCATAAAGCATACATTGACGGGTCTCTATACAGTTGCCATCTTGCCTTGGAATGACGTGGATCTCTCACCTTATTAAAGAATGGCACGTCTTGTGAGGTTCGCGTACTTGAACTACCTTATATTTACCATATTTAATGTGCCTTAAAATTTACTTTAGTCTATAGAGAGTTATAGATAGAAGAAATACTTATTCCCCTACAAATATAAGGGCCGTTTCGTTTAAGATTAGAAATGGGAATGAAAATGAGAATAAAATTGGGAACGAGAAATAGAATGGgaatagttattttatattatttggttCAATAAGTTAATATGGAAATAGGAATGACTATGAGATTGAGTGTGCaacaaccaaatcaaatttgattagatttgatattataaaataattagtttttttttgttctatttggttttagttatatttttttagttaaattatacTCAACTGTATTAAAAATCTGACCTAACCGGTGATCTTGTTTTCTATGAAAAAGAATTAATTCCTTAGACTTTTGGACCGGTacgttattaaaaatataaaaaaaatctgattCTGTTCGATTCAAAAAATAGAAGCCTTTGATtttgttcggtttggttcgttattttaatattataaataatcagttttgatttggtttgattttggatatatttttttttctagttaagttctaatatatttttttctagttAAGTTCTAATATAAACCAACCTGAAATTATCGAAACAAACTAAAAAGtcgaatcaaatttggtttagttttgattttatgaaaatattaaattttcaattcagTTCGGTTTTAAGGAATTTTTGAAGTTCTAAaataaaccaaactaaaataatcaaatgaaCCAAAACTTTGACCGTGTCGACGAGTCAAGTTTATTTGGAAAATTTAcattcatttaattttagttcagctcgcttttaaaaaattaaacattttggttcGTTCggctaaatattttaaacaattaatgttggaattcagtttgattttagaatcttttttatttaagttCCAATATAAATCGATTTAAAATcatcaaactaaaataaaatgacCAAAAAGACTAGTCCAGTTCGCTTCagaatttttgtttgatttttgttttattcaGCCTAGTTTGGTTTGAATCGAAAATACACTTCTGTAAATggaaatcaattttaattttatttatttatttattaatctaTAACATTAAAtagattatataaaaaattacaaaaagtatattcaattttttattttataattatattatttttttagaaatagttatttgaaaatattttttaatactatacattatatatttattgttagaatatttagttaaattttgattttaattcgAATAGGAATGAAAACTTTGTTCCCATAGGTATAAGCGTAACAAGTGATTCTCATTGAAAGGATAATTACATTTTCatttttggatatatttgaataaaataaacacaaacaATGAAAATTATCCAttctcatttttcttttctttttaaccATAAACCTCCTAATAGgctaatttaaatttgaatgtcctaaatatagattaaattttatttttttagaagttagctgattaaataaatatttaaaatatttgtcatTGGGTTGTTAGTagtaaactaaattaaaattgattcttttcaattaaattatttttaattttaaaatgcatCTCAACTCaaaagtaatttttaatttttatttaaaaaagtatataaGAAAATTAAGTGGATCACCTTGTAATGAGGATATTATAAATAACTAGTAC
This window contains:
- the LOC126685725 gene encoding pentatricopeptide repeat-containing protein At5g66520-like; this encodes MLIIPFSQFFKPTKYPVSHFITKRFYKLTPSAIKNASSPQIALELYSQMHRNSTPVDSFSILYTLKSCARLKNLTLIRHLHSHIIKLGFHTNVYVATSLLHSYVLASLSDACNLFDEMPERNTVTWNTMISGYSRSGNVDKACACFEEMPLKDVGSWSAMITAYINHGFWDKGLLLFREMMAKSEVKPDQVTAGTVLSGCTLMGFHGLLVGKSVHGFIVKNGWELNAEIGTVLVDMYAKCGYLKNAVQVFDLMKERNVMTWTAVICGAAQHGFSQEALTLFKMMEETKVRPNELTFTGILNACAHSGLVEEGRVYFRLIKEYGLEHRVQHYGCLVDLFGKAGLLDEAYEVIKTMKCETNVVIWGSFLSACKEHKRFDMAERVIEQVLTVTKPDNDGGIYTLICDLYTSNERWDDAEKVRKLMLNQHVRKARGSSFI
- the LOC126685726 gene encoding uncharacterized protein LOC126685726 encodes the protein MEDSVDFPGFQICTHREEFEYRKALSRLQRRAPCPLQIKPNDILQSQTANLAIGFSITSSKSESSEASSFGSFYHSKDPIPLLSPLVSPSLIPPTYIQEGKTAKSH